From a region of the Daphnia pulicaria isolate SC F1-1A chromosome 1, SC_F0-13Bv2, whole genome shotgun sequence genome:
- the LOC124316310 gene encoding LOW QUALITY PROTEIN: serine/threonine-protein kinase DCLK1-like (The sequence of the model RefSeq protein was modified relative to this genomic sequence to represent the inferred CDS: deleted 2 bases in 1 codon), whose translation MVVDVPIEVQIRYEIGRIIGDGNFAVVREGIDRRTRDRYALKLIDKKRCQGKEVVLESEVQVLGRLRHPNVVKLYDVIDANSILCLVLELVEGGDLFDAIAAAGKFSEPEAKRMTSDLASALSDLHSLNIVHRDVKPENLFVVNLPDGIRSLKLGDVGLAEETHQLLYTVCGTPTYVAPEILLETGYWLKVDVWAMGVIVFILLCGYPPFVSPTNDQEELFETILAGHFEFASPYWDDASQMAKDMITLMLQTDPELRFSAVEVLQHPWLTVCL comes from the exons ATGGTCGTGGATGTGCCAATAGAAGTCCAAATTCGGTATGAGATCGGACGTATTATCGGTGACGGTAATTTCGCAGTTGTTCGTGAGGGAATCGACAG GCGAACACGAGATCGTTATGCTTTGAAGTTAATTGACAAAAAGCGTTGCCAA GGTAAAGAAGTGGTACTTGAAAGCGAAGTTCAAGTTTTGGGTCGTTTAAGACATCCAAATGTGGTTAAGCTGTATGATGTCATTGATGCCAACAGCAttctttgtcttgttttgGAACTTGTAGAG GGTGGCGACTTGTTTGACGCTATTGCAGCTGCCGGCAAGTTTAGTGAACCGGAAGCCAAACGAATGACGTCGGATTTGGCTTCAGCCCTTTCCGATCTCCATTCGCTCAATATTGTCCATCGTGACGTGAAACCGGAGAACCTTTTT GTCGTGAATTTACCAGACGGAATTCGCTCCTTGAAACTAGGCGACGTTGGTTTAGCTGAAGAGACGCATCAACTGCTGTACACGGTTTGTGGTACACCCACTTACGTGGCTCCCGAAATCCTTCTTGAGACGGGATACTGGCTGAAAGTGGACGTATGGGCTATGG GAGTTATTGTTTTCATCCTACTATGTGGTTATCCACCTTTCGTGAGCCCAACCAATGATCAAGAGGAGCTTTTTGAAACTATTTTGGCTGGACATTTTGAATTTGCATCACCATATTGGGATGATGCTAGCCAGATGGCTAAAGACATGATTACGCTCATGCTCCAAACTGATCCTGAGCTGAGATTTTCTGCG GTAGAGGTTCTCCAACATCCGTGGTTAACGGTCTGTCTTTGA
- the LOC124316443 gene encoding uncharacterized protein LOC124316443 — MDFKFFIPHPLGQIGPFCTAAGLFSNVFDLTDLPTSQEKLKAEELKNGVVIELHSYFSQVKETRRNFARALSLFFDVKLDWTNQRVVSRLFSKAMNPLLAKRADLARCYVAPTSRRASHSRKMVKQENGPHEQISQFDAAVFVIPPDGFEDPNPNLQVIKTSDKKVKKDLDEGKLPASKVCKPTQGQQLLQLQTRFDAFRRAQRKHNAAFLRHIHLIQRQLQDVKWKTSKHILQNRRRSMPSSMPHPSV, encoded by the exons atggatttcaaattttttattccacaTCCTCTCGGCCAGATTGGCCCGTTTTGCACAGCTGCCGGCCTCTTTTCCAATGTTTTTGACTTGACAGATCTTCCAACGAGCCAAGAGAAACTAAAGGCTGAGGAGCTAAAGAATGGCGTCGTGATTGAATTGCACTCCTACTTCTCTCAGGTTAAGGAAACGAGGAGAAACTTTGCCAGAGCACTCAGTCTGTTTTTCGACGTTAAACTGGATTGGACAAACCAACGCGTGGTGAGCCGGCTTTTCAGCAAAGCAATGAATCCGCTGTTAGCTAAAAGAGCAGATCTCGCCAGGTGTTATGTTGCTCCTACTAGTCGTCGGGCCTCTCACTCCAGAAAGATGGTTAAGCAAGAAAACGGTCCGCACGAACAAATTTCTCAATTCGATGCTGCTGTCTTTGTTATACCTCCGGACGGATTTGAAGATCCTAATCCTAATCTCCAAGTCATCAAAACCAGCgacaaaaaagtcaaaaaggatTTGGATGAAGGTAAATTACCCGCCTCCAAGGTGTGTAAGCCCACTCAAGGACAACAATTGCTTCAACTTCAAACCCGTTTTGATGCCTTCCGCCGTGCCCAGCGCAAACACAATGCTGCATTCCTTCGCCATATTCACCTAATCCAGCGTCAACTCCAAGATGTCAAATGGAAAACCTCAAAGCACATTCTTCAAAACCGACGTCGTTCCATGCCGTCGTCCATG CCTCACCCTTCTGT CTAA